The genomic segment ATCCTGATCACGGAAAAGGGCAAGCTGTTCAGCTCGCGTTGATGCGGCGTTTGCTCCGTGTGGCCGATTCCCGGTCACTGGAAAGCGGGCGCACCTGACGCTCAAGGTGTTCAATCACCTTTCCGGCAATGTCCTTGCCCGTTGCACTTTCGATCCCCTCGAGGCCCGGAGAGGAATTGACCTCCAGGACTTTCGGCCCGTCCTTGGTCTGCAACAGGTCAACACCGGCCACGTTCAGCCCCAGCACCTTTGCCGCCGCCCGGGCGGTTTCCCGCTCCTCTGCAGTCAGACGAATGCTGGAGGCCGTACCGCCACGGTGCAGGTTCGAACGAAACTCGCCCTTCTGCGCCTGCCGCTTCATGGCGCCGACGACCTTGTTGCCGATGACCAGCACCCGCACATCGGCGCCTGCAGCTTCTTCCACGAATTCCTGAACCAGGAAGTTCGCATCGAGCCCCCGGAACGCATCCACGAGGCTTTCGGCGGCTTTGCGCGTTTCAGCCAGCACCACACCCCTGCCCTGGGTCGATGTCAGCAGTTTCAGGACGACGGGCGCCCCGTCGACAAGACCAATCAGATCCTTGGTATCCTTCGGGCTGTGCGCAAAAGCCGTCACTGGCATGGCAATCTTCGCCCGGGCAAGCAGTTGTTGAGCCAACAGCTTGTCACGCGAGCGGCCGATGGCGCCGGCCCCATTCAGGCAGACCGCGCCGGTATTCGAGAATTGCCGCAGCACCGCCATTCCATAGTCTGTGATTTTCGCACCGATCCGCGGGATGACGGCGTCATAGCGCGGCAGGGCCTTGCCATCATAATGCACCTGCGGGTCCAACGTGCCGATCTGCATATAGCAGCGGGCAGTGTCGATCATCTCGATGACGTGGCCCCGTTTCAGTGCCGCTTCTACTAGGCGCTGGCTGGAATAATTGTGCGGCTCCCGCGTCAGCAATGCGATGCGTAGCGGGCGCTTCACCGGCTTCTTTTTCGGCAGGCCCTTGTACAGGCTGTAGGAAAGCTCTGGCAGACGGAAGGATTCGTTCGGGTCCACCACCATGTCCGGCTGCATGGCGCCGCGGCCGAACAGCATGCGGTACATCATGTTCTCGCGGTTGGTCAGCGTTAGCTGGATCGGCCAGCGCCGATCACCCATCGCGACATCCGTCTCGATCACGTAGCGCAGCTCTGTTTCGCCATTGGAACTCGTCACCTCACGCCGGTCGACTACCGGCGCGGAACAGGTGACTTCCAGGGCCGGATTATTGGGGTCCGGCTGGATCAGGAAACGGACCTGCGGGCGGGTCACCGGACCGAACGGCTCGATCACGCTGGCATGAAGGGCCGACGTCTTTGCGCCTGTATCGATCTTCGCCTTGATAGCGGGCAGGCCAAGATCCGGCAGGGACAGCCATTCTTCCCAACCGAGTTCAAAAGGATTGGAGTGGGGCATGGTCCGGACGCCTCAGTCGAAAATGTTCCGCCGCTTATGCCTGCCTGCAAGCAAGCACAAGCGGCAAGAACATTACGGCACTCAGCCCTCGACGAGCCAGGCCTTTTCGACGATGCCGACAACGTCGCCCATAATGCCGGTGATCTTGAAATCCTTCGGCGTATAGACGCGGGCAACCCCCATCTGGCGCAGGGCCTGGGCATCTTCCGGCGGTATGATGCCGCCGACGACGACCGGCACATTGTCGAGGCCGACCTTACGCAATTCCGCCAGCGTCTCACGTACAAGATCGAGGTGGCTGCCCGAGAGGATCGACAGGCCGACGACATGCGCATTGGCTTCCTTTGCCTGCGCGGCGATTTCGTTCGGCGCAAAGCGAATGCCTTCATAGACCACGTCCATGCCGACCTCGCGGCCGCGCGCGGCGATCTGTTCGGCGCCATTCGAGTGGCCATCGAGGCCCGGCTTGCCGAGCACATAGGTCAGGCGGCGGCCGAGGGCGTCTGACACCCGGTCGACTTCCTTGCGGACAGCGTCTGTGTCTTCATTGCTCTCGGAATTGATCACGACAGCCACACCCGTGGGCCCGCGATATTCGCCGAAGACTTCACGCATCGCCGCGCCCCACTCCCCAGTGGTGACGCCGGCCTTCGCGCAGGCGATGGAGGGCTCCATGATGTTGGTTCCCGATTTCGCAGCTTCCTTCAGGCCGGCAATCGCAGCGTCGGCCGCGGTATTGTCGCGGTTCGCACGCCAGGACGTCAGTTCACGGACCTGCATCATTTCCTCGGCCGGATCGACCGTCTGGATCGCGCCATCTCCGCCGCCCAGCGGGCTCTCTGCCGTTTCGGTGTAGCGGTTCACGCCCACAACGGTGAGATCGCCGGATTCGATGGCCTTCACGCGCTCAATGTGCGCACCGACCAGGCTCTCTTTCATGAAGTCGATAGAGTTCGTCGCACCGCCGCGTGCGTCGATCTCGGCCAGCATCGTACGGGCAAGCTCCTTCAATTCTGCTGTCTTGCCTTCGACCACATGGCTGCCGTCGAACAGGTCTTCGTATTCCAGAAGGTCCGTCTCGTAGGCGAGGATCTGCTGCAGGCGCAGCGACCATTGCTGGTCCCATGGGCGTGGCAGGCCGAGCGCTTCGTTCCAGGCCGGGAGCTGCAAGGCCCGGCAGCGGGCCTTCTTGGACAGCGTCACAGCAAGCGCCTCGATCAGGATGCGATAGACATTGTTCTCAGGCTGCGGCTCTGTGAGGCCGAGCGAGTTTACCTGCACGCCATAGCGGAACAGCAGGGCTTTCGGATCGGAGACGCCATAACGCTTCCGGCCGATCTCTTCCCAAAGTTCCACAAAGGCACGCATCTTACAAAGTTCCGTAACGAAACGCACACCCGCATTCACGAAGAATGAGATCCGACCGAAGACCGTCTCAAAGTCCTCTTCTGGAACTTTGCCACCAGCTTTCACTGTATCGAGCACCGCAATCGCCGTCGCGAGGGCGTAGGCGAGCTCCTGTTCCGGCGTCGCACCTGCTTCCTGCAAATGGTAGGAGCAGACATTCATCGGATTCCACTTCGGCACTTCGGTATAACACCAGGTGACCATGTCCGAGATCAGCTTCATCGACGGCTCGGGCGGGAACACATAGGTCCCGCGCGAGAGGTATTCCTTGACGATGTCGTTCTGGGTCGTGCCGCGCAGTTTCTTGCGGTCATCGCCGCGTTCGTCCGCCAGTGCGACATAGAGCGCCAGCATCCAGGACGCCGGCGCATTGATCGTCATTGACGTGTTCATCTGCTCCAGCGGCAGCTCGGCCATGAGCTCGCGCATATCGCCGAGGTGTTTGACCGGCACGCCGACCTTGCCGACTTCGCCGCGCGCGAGGATGTGGTCGGCGTCATAGGCCGTCTGCGTGGGCAGGTCGAAGGCGATGGACAGGCCCGTCTGGCCCTTGCCCAGATTCATCCGGTAAAGTTCGTTCGACTTTTTTGCCGTCGAGTGGCCGGCATAGGTTCGGAAGATCCAGGGCCGGTCGGGATTATGCTGGAAAGAAGTTTGGCTGTCGGCCATGGGGCATGCGCCTCCCAACGCAGAGATTTTGTTGCGCCGCAACATGCCCTCCGGAAACCGGGCTGACAAGCCGCAGGATGAAGCGTCTTGCGGCCGCAGGCGGGCAGGGCCACATTCGTTCCATGATACATATTTCTTCCGGTGGCCAGACAGGCGGGCCGACAAATGGATTGTCCCCCGGCTCGTTGCAGTTGGCGCTCCGCCTGCGACTGGCATCATTGGTCGCCTTTCCGGCGGCAGCCATGCTGGCCGCCATTGCTCAGCGCAGCTTCCTGATCCTTCTGCTGCTGGCAGGCGGCATGATGGTCGTGTCGTGGATTGAGCGCATCCGGCTCCTGCGCGCTGCAGGCGAAACGCGCATGCCCCATCCCGGCGCGTTCTGGCCGGGTTTTGCCGCGCGGACGGGATTGTTACTGGGAATATTCATCATCACGCTGGGTGTGCTGGCGCTCTTCCGGGACACGTCACTCGCCCGCAGCTTCGGCTGGCCGGACCTGCTGATCGCCGGCGGCACGACGCTGGCGGTTTATCTGATGAACCTCGCCAGCGCCCGCCTCGCTGCCGGACAGGCGAACATCGTGGCGAGCCAGTTGAACGCCTCTTTCCATCCCTCACGCCGCCCGGGCGACGGCCCGGACGACATTATCGAAGGCGAATTCACGTCCCCGGACGAGCGCTGAACCGTGCGCCCGGACCGAAGATTCTCTGGCGTGCGCGCCGCTTAACCAAGCGCCCAGGGCGCCACTGCAGCCACATCAGCTCCCATAGCCTCATAATAAAGGCGCTGGATCCGCCGTGTAACAGGCCCCGGCTTTCCATCGCCGACCGGCTTGCCATCAATGGTGACGACCGGCGCAACGATCGCGCCGGATGACGTGGTGAAGACTTCTCTGGCGGAGGCCGCCTCTTCCGGCGTGAAGGCGCGCTCGATGACTTCCAGACCTTCCCTTTTCAGCAATGAGACAACCCCGGTGCGGGTGATACCCGGCAGGATGGCGTGCGAGAGCTCACGTGTGATCAGCTTGCCGTCCGGATCTACGATCCAGGCATTGGCCGATGCCGCCTCGGTCACCAGCCCGTCTTCGATCATGAAGGCCGTTTCCGCGCCTTCCTGCCGGGCCGCACGATAAGCCAGTGCCTGAGAGAGGAGTTGCACCGTCTTCATGTCCCGGCGTTTCCAGCGCGTATCGCCCAGCGTGATCGCTCTTATTCCGTCCCGGGCGAGATCACCGATCAGCGGACGGGCATCGGCGTAAACAAATACAGTTGGTGTGAAGGTCTCAGGCCCGGCGAAATCGCGCAGGCCATAGTCCCCGGCCGTCACCTCCAGATAGACCGTTCCCTCTTCCATTCCATTCTTGTCGATCAGGTCTGAGTGGATTTCGGCCCATTTCTCGTCACTGCAGGGATTGGGGATGGATATGCCTTCCAAAGTCCGCCGCAGGCGTGAAAGATGCCCCTCAAGGTCTATAAATCGGCCATCATATACCGAGGTCACCTCATAAGCGGCGTGGGCGAACAGGAACCCCCGGTCGAACGGGGAAATCACTGCATCCTCAACAGGACAGTAATTTCCGTTGAGATAGACGGTTCGGCCGATTGTCATTTTTGTCACGCTCCTGAGGCTTGTCATTGTGCACCGCAACAAAACAACTTGCATCGGGGCATCCATGACGCCAAGGTGGCGCGCGCCGAGGGCCTTGTGAAGTTGCGCCAAGATCGCACCACCGGGTTTTTTGCATAAAGTACAAAGGAGGAGGGCATTCCGCCATGAGCCGGGAAGTCAAAGACATTTACGAGTTGGGCGAAATACCGCCCGAGTTTCACGTTCCGAAAATGATGTACGCCTGGGCGATCCGCCGGGAACGTCATGGCCGTCCGGCCACCGCCATGCAGCTGGAACAGGTGCCGGTACCGGAAATCGATTCCGATGAAGTGCTGGTGCTCGTGATGGCCGCTGGCGTGAACTATAATGGCATCTGGGCTGCCCTGGGCGAGCCTGTGTCCGTCTTTGACGTCCACAAACAGGACTATCACATTGCCGGCTCCGACGCCGCCGGCATTGTCTGGGCCGTTGGCCGCAAGGTGAAGCGCGTGAAGCCCGGCGACGAAGTT from the uncultured Hyphomonas sp. genome contains:
- a CDS encoding protein meaA; the protein is MADSQTSFQHNPDRPWIFRTYAGHSTAKKSNELYRMNLGKGQTGLSIAFDLPTQTAYDADHILARGEVGKVGVPVKHLGDMRELMAELPLEQMNTSMTINAPASWMLALYVALADERGDDRKKLRGTTQNDIVKEYLSRGTYVFPPEPSMKLISDMVTWCYTEVPKWNPMNVCSYHLQEAGATPEQELAYALATAIAVLDTVKAGGKVPEEDFETVFGRISFFVNAGVRFVTELCKMRAFVELWEEIGRKRYGVSDPKALLFRYGVQVNSLGLTEPQPENNVYRILIEALAVTLSKKARCRALQLPAWNEALGLPRPWDQQWSLRLQQILAYETDLLEYEDLFDGSHVVEGKTAELKELARTMLAEIDARGGATNSIDFMKESLVGAHIERVKAIESGDLTVVGVNRYTETAESPLGGGDGAIQTVDPAEEMMQVRELTSWRANRDNTAADAAIAGLKEAAKSGTNIMEPSIACAKAGVTTGEWGAAMREVFGEYRGPTGVAVVINSESNEDTDAVRKEVDRVSDALGRRLTYVLGKPGLDGHSNGAEQIAARGREVGMDVVYEGIRFAPNEIAAQAKEANAHVVGLSILSGSHLDLVRETLAELRKVGLDNVPVVVGGIIPPEDAQALRQMGVARVYTPKDFKITGIMGDVVGIVEKAWLVEG
- the rimK gene encoding 30S ribosomal protein S6--L-glutamate ligase; amino-acid sequence: MPHSNPFELGWEEWLSLPDLGLPAIKAKIDTGAKTSALHASVIEPFGPVTRPQVRFLIQPDPNNPALEVTCSAPVVDRREVTSSNGETELRYVIETDVAMGDRRWPIQLTLTNRENMMYRMLFGRGAMQPDMVVDPNESFRLPELSYSLYKGLPKKKPVKRPLRIALLTREPHNYSSQRLVEAALKRGHVIEMIDTARCYMQIGTLDPQVHYDGKALPRYDAVIPRIGAKITDYGMAVLRQFSNTGAVCLNGAGAIGRSRDKLLAQQLLARAKIAMPVTAFAHSPKDTKDLIGLVDGAPVVLKLLTSTQGRGVVLAETRKAAESLVDAFRGLDANFLVQEFVEEAAGADVRVLVIGNKVVGAMKRQAQKGEFRSNLHRGGTASSIRLTAEERETARAAAKVLGLNVAGVDLLQTKDGPKVLEVNSSPGLEGIESATGKDIAGKVIEHLERQVRPLSSDRESATRSKRRINAS
- a CDS encoding aminotransferase class IV, whose protein sequence is MTIGRTVYLNGNYCPVEDAVISPFDRGFLFAHAAYEVTSVYDGRFIDLEGHLSRLRRTLEGISIPNPCSDEKWAEIHSDLIDKNGMEEGTVYLEVTAGDYGLRDFAGPETFTPTVFVYADARPLIGDLARDGIRAITLGDTRWKRRDMKTVQLLSQALAYRAARQEGAETAFMIEDGLVTEAASANAWIVDPDGKLITRELSHAILPGITRTGVVSLLKREGLEVIERAFTPEEAASAREVFTTSSGAIVAPVVTIDGKPVGDGKPGPVTRRIQRLYYEAMGADVAAVAPWALG